A portion of the Edaphobacter lichenicola genome contains these proteins:
- a CDS encoding LysR family transcriptional regulator, with product MKNDLNDLATFATVAEERSFTRAAARLSMSQSAISHSMRALEKRLGLQLLARTTRSVSPTAAGTALLRNLNPALERIGLSLAELRKQKESPAGRIRLIIPRTATYMVLLPKLAQFARTYPEIVLEVTSSNDPIDLVAQQYDAGVQIGEYIQRDMIAVRVSKDMRLAVVGSPEYFKSHKLPRTPRDLKDHACIGFRFSSGIYRWEFEKGRKTLTVNPQGPATFDDPDLVIQAVLNGVGIGTAMEEPLAKMIADGRLIQVLKDWCPTFPGYFLYYPSRRNQPAALAALINTLKSPQ from the coding sequence ATGAAAAACGACCTCAATGACCTCGCCACCTTCGCGACCGTCGCCGAAGAACGAAGCTTCACCCGCGCCGCTGCTCGCCTCAGTATGTCTCAATCAGCCATAAGCCACTCCATGCGAGCCCTTGAAAAAAGACTAGGCCTCCAACTTCTCGCACGAACCACTCGAAGCGTCTCCCCCACAGCCGCTGGCACTGCACTTCTTCGAAACCTCAACCCCGCACTCGAACGCATCGGATTGTCCCTAGCCGAACTGCGAAAGCAGAAAGAGAGTCCTGCAGGCCGAATCCGCCTCATCATTCCTCGAACGGCAACCTACATGGTGCTTCTGCCAAAGCTGGCACAGTTCGCCCGCACCTACCCCGAAATAGTCTTGGAAGTCACCTCCTCAAACGACCCCATCGATCTCGTAGCCCAGCAGTACGACGCAGGCGTCCAAATCGGTGAATACATCCAGCGCGACATGATCGCCGTCCGCGTCAGCAAAGACATGCGCCTCGCAGTCGTTGGCTCACCCGAGTACTTCAAATCTCACAAGCTCCCCCGCACCCCTCGTGATCTCAAAGATCACGCATGCATCGGCTTCCGCTTTAGCTCCGGCATCTACCGCTGGGAGTTCGAGAAGGGCCGCAAAACACTCACCGTCAACCCCCAGGGCCCCGCAACCTTCGACGATCCAGACCTTGTGATTCAAGCAGTTTTAAACGGAGTAGGAATCGGAACAGCGATGGAAGAACCTCTGGCGAAAATGATCGCAGATGGCCGTTTGATTCAGGTCCTCAAAGACTGGTGCCCAACCTTCCCCGGCTATTTCCTTTACTACCCCAGCCGTCGAAATCAGCCTGCTGCTCTCGCTGCCCTGATCAACACGCTCAAATCTCCGCAATAA
- the gltX gene encoding glutamate--tRNA ligase: MTNSISTTEAPIRVRIAPSPTGDPHVGTAYIGLINYLYARQRNGKFVLRIEDTDRARFVATSEQEIFNSLRWLGLTWDEGPDLGGPYGPYRQSERTEIYREHVEILLKNGTAYRSFETPEELEDLRKRQIAAKLPPRYDGAHRELSQSQIDAYLAEGRAYTVRLKVPAGEPAFTEFRDELRGVIRFEHSNVDDQVLMKSDGFPTYHLANVVDDHLMHITDVIRAEEWISSTPKHVLLYKAFGWQIPRFWHMPLLRNLDKSKISKRKNPVSLIYYRQAGFLPEAVINFLGLMGGGMPAPTTESTPTQAATKQSETDIFTLPDMVDRFDVKNIRLGGPVFDLTKLKWLNGEYIRALTPESFYKALRETILSDAYLQQIAPLVQTRIETLGEFGNLTHFLFADDIMPPAEVFVPKKRTPEETLAFAAEQLTVLEATDWTHESLEPALKKLGEEKQWSVKENFMLLRAILTGSTMSPPLLESMVVFGKSRTLDRVRRFLETQKKLTNTKK, from the coding sequence ATGACGAATAGCATCAGCACCACCGAAGCCCCCATCCGCGTCCGCATCGCTCCCTCCCCCACCGGCGACCCCCACGTAGGCACCGCCTACATCGGCCTCATCAACTACCTCTACGCCCGCCAGCGCAACGGCAAATTCGTCCTCCGCATCGAGGACACCGACCGCGCCCGCTTCGTCGCCACCAGCGAGCAGGAGATCTTCAACTCCCTCCGCTGGCTCGGCCTCACCTGGGACGAAGGCCCTGACCTCGGCGGCCCCTACGGCCCCTATCGCCAATCGGAGCGCACCGAAATCTACCGCGAGCACGTAGAGATCCTCCTGAAAAACGGCACCGCCTACCGCTCCTTCGAAACACCCGAAGAGCTCGAGGACCTGCGCAAGCGCCAGATCGCCGCCAAGCTCCCCCCACGCTACGACGGAGCCCATCGCGAACTCTCCCAGTCACAAATCGACGCCTACCTCGCCGAAGGCCGCGCCTACACCGTTCGCCTCAAGGTCCCCGCCGGCGAACCCGCCTTCACCGAGTTCCGCGACGAGCTCCGCGGTGTCATCCGCTTCGAGCACTCCAACGTCGACGACCAGGTCCTCATGAAGTCCGACGGCTTCCCCACCTACCACCTCGCCAACGTCGTCGACGACCACCTCATGCACATCACCGACGTCATCCGCGCCGAAGAGTGGATCTCCTCCACCCCCAAGCACGTCCTGCTCTACAAAGCCTTCGGCTGGCAGATCCCCCGCTTCTGGCACATGCCCCTCTTGCGCAATCTGGACAAATCCAAAATCTCCAAGCGCAAAAATCCCGTCTCCCTCATCTACTATCGCCAAGCCGGCTTCCTCCCCGAAGCCGTCATCAACTTCCTCGGCCTCATGGGCGGCGGCATGCCCGCACCCACCACCGAATCCACGCCCACGCAAGCCGCCACCAAGCAAAGCGAAACCGACATCTTCACCCTCCCCGACATGGTCGACCGCTTCGACGTCAAAAACATCCGCCTCGGCGGCCCCGTCTTCGACCTAACAAAACTCAAGTGGCTCAACGGCGAATACATCCGCGCCCTCACACCCGAGTCCTTCTACAAAGCCCTACGCGAAACCATCCTAAGCGACGCCTACCTGCAACAGATCGCCCCACTCGTCCAGACCCGCATCGAAACCCTCGGCGAGTTCGGCAACCTCACCCACTTCCTCTTCGCCGACGACATCATGCCGCCAGCCGAAGTCTTCGTCCCAAAAAAACGCACCCCCGAAGAGACCCTCGCCTTCGCCGCCGAGCAACTCACCGTCCTCGAAGCCACCGACTGGACCCACGAATCCCTCGAACCCGCCCTGAAAAAACTAGGCGAAGAAAAGCAGTGGTCCGTCAAAGAAAACTTCATGCTCCTCCGCGCGATCCTCACCGGCAGCACCATGTCCCCGCCACTCCTCGAGAGCATGGTCGTCTTCGGCAAATCCCGCACCCTCGACCGCGTCCGCCGCTTCCTCGAAACCCAAAAGAAACTAACCAACACAAAGAAGTAG
- a CDS encoding aldo/keto reductase, with amino-acid sequence MQKRQLGKSGLEVSALGFGCMGLSFGLGPATEKEEAIKVIRAAVEGGVTFFDTAEVYGPLVNEELVGEALAPFRGKVVIATKFGFKANPADGDKWNALDSRPEHIKEVAEASLKRLKVDALDLFYQHRVDLEVPIEETAGAVKELIKEGKVKHFGMSEASAKTIRRAHAVQPVAALQSEYSLWWREPEKEILPTLEELGIGFVPFSPLGKGFLTGAIDETTTFPGNDIRNSIPRFNAEARKANQRVVDTLGRIADDKHATHAQVALAWLLAQKPWIVPIPGTTKLHRLEENLGAANVELSVQDLKDIQSAFSGIEVQGERYPEALQKMVNR; translated from the coding sequence ATGCAAAAACGCCAATTGGGAAAGAGCGGTCTTGAGGTATCGGCGCTGGGTTTTGGATGTATGGGCTTGAGCTTTGGCCTCGGGCCAGCGACAGAGAAGGAAGAGGCCATCAAAGTAATTCGCGCTGCGGTTGAAGGAGGCGTCACCTTCTTCGATACTGCGGAGGTGTATGGACCGCTGGTGAATGAGGAGCTGGTTGGCGAGGCGCTGGCGCCGTTTCGTGGCAAGGTCGTGATTGCGACGAAGTTTGGCTTTAAGGCCAATCCGGCTGATGGCGATAAGTGGAATGCGCTTGATAGTCGACCGGAGCATATCAAGGAAGTGGCAGAGGCATCGCTGAAGCGACTGAAGGTTGATGCTCTCGATCTGTTCTATCAGCATCGCGTTGATCTGGAGGTTCCGATCGAGGAGACTGCGGGTGCAGTAAAGGAGCTTATCAAGGAAGGCAAGGTCAAGCACTTCGGTATGTCCGAGGCGAGTGCGAAGACGATTCGACGTGCGCATGCGGTTCAACCAGTTGCTGCGCTGCAGAGCGAGTATTCGCTTTGGTGGAGGGAGCCTGAGAAGGAGATTCTGCCTACGCTGGAAGAGCTTGGGATTGGGTTTGTTCCGTTCAGTCCGCTTGGAAAGGGCTTTCTTACTGGCGCTATCGATGAGACGACGACGTTCCCGGGCAACGATATTCGGAACAGCATTCCGCGGTTCAATGCCGAAGCGCGCAAGGCGAATCAACGGGTGGTCGATACTTTAGGGCGGATTGCAGATGACAAACATGCGACACACGCACAGGTAGCGTTGGCGTGGTTGCTGGCACAGAAGCCATGGATTGTGCCGATTCCAGGGACGACCAAGCTGCATCGTCTGGAAGAGAATTTGGGAGCGGCAAATGTCGAATTGTCTGTGCAGGATTTGAAGGATATTCAGAGCGCGTTTTCCGGCATCGAGGTGCAGGGGGAGCGTTATCCTGAGGCGCTGCAGAAGATGGTTAATCGGTAA
- a CDS encoding 3-keto-disaccharide hydrolase: MPEHDTIGYILLPENMRIQSSKFLVSAALTVVAASLSAQQPGAPKHQDTEVYEPVPPIITPGATDSAPPSDAIVLFDGKNLDQWVTTKDKSPAKWTVADGILTVSKAPGVGNIETKQTFKNYQLHIEWRIPENITGTDQARGNSGVFLASTGPGDDGYELQVLDNYNNKTYVNGQAGSIYKQGIPLANPARKPGEWQTYNVIWTAPTFNTDGTLKTPAYATVFFNGVLVQNHFELKGQTLYIGQPFYKPYDTAPIKLQAHGDKSEPISFRNIWVRELK, encoded by the coding sequence TTGCCCGAACACGACACGATTGGGTATATCCTTCTTCCAGAAAATATGCGCATCCAATCTTCGAAGTTCCTCGTGTCCGCAGCCCTGACCGTCGTCGCCGCTTCCCTCTCCGCACAACAACCAGGCGCACCAAAACATCAAGACACCGAAGTCTACGAGCCGGTCCCTCCGATCATCACGCCGGGCGCCACTGACTCTGCACCACCCTCCGACGCAATCGTCCTCTTCGACGGCAAGAACCTCGACCAGTGGGTCACCACCAAAGACAAATCCCCAGCCAAATGGACTGTCGCCGACGGCATCCTTACCGTAAGCAAGGCCCCAGGCGTCGGAAACATCGAAACCAAACAGACCTTTAAAAACTACCAACTTCACATTGAGTGGAGAATCCCCGAGAACATCACCGGCACCGATCAGGCACGCGGCAACAGCGGCGTATTTCTCGCCTCCACCGGCCCCGGCGACGACGGATACGAGCTTCAGGTCCTCGACAACTACAACAACAAGACCTACGTCAACGGCCAGGCTGGCAGCATCTACAAGCAAGGCATCCCACTCGCGAACCCCGCGCGCAAACCCGGCGAGTGGCAAACCTACAACGTCATCTGGACAGCCCCAACCTTCAACACAGACGGCACCCTCAAGACTCCCGCCTACGCCACGGTCTTCTTCAACGGAGTCCTCGTCCAAAATCACTTCGAACTAAAGGGCCAGACACTCTACATCGGCCAACCCTTCTACAAACCCTACGACACCGCTCCCATCAAGCTACAAGCCCACGGAGACAAGAGCGAACCCATCAGCTTCCGCAACATCTGGGTCCGCGAACTAAAGTAG